The Gemella haemolysans genome includes a region encoding these proteins:
- the xseB gene encoding exodeoxyribonuclease VII small subunit, with the protein MSKENFETSLMNLEKIVAELESGKLSLEDSLDRYKQGIDLIKNCNDLINNAEKEVAKLTKDFKEDE; encoded by the coding sequence ATGAGTAAAGAAAATTTTGAAACAAGTTTAATGAATTTAGAAAAAATTGTTGCAGAATTAGAATCTGGAAAATTATCATTAGAAGATTCATTAGATCGTTATAAACAAGGAATAGATTTAATTAAAAATTGTAATGATTTAATCAATAATGCCGAAAAAGAAGTAGCTAAATTAACTAAGGATTTCAAAGAAGATGAATAA